A genomic window from Macaca mulatta isolate MMU2019108-1 chromosome 19, T2T-MMU8v2.0, whole genome shotgun sequence includes:
- the BCKDHA gene encoding 2-oxoisovalerate dehydrogenase subunit alpha, mitochondrial isoform X1 — protein MAVAIAAARVWRPNRGLSQAALLLLWRPGARGLARSHPHRQQQQFSSLDDKPQFPGASAEFIDKLEFIQPNVISGIPIYRVMDRQGQIINPSEDPHLPKEKVLKLYKSMTLLNTMDRILYESQRQGRISFYMTNYGEEGTHVGSAAALDNTDLVFGQYREAGVLMYRDYPLELFMAQCYGNISDLGKGRQMPVHYGCKERHFVTISSPLATQIPQAVGAAYAAKRANANRVVICYFGEGAASEGDAHAGFNFAATLECPIIFFCRNNGYAISTPTSEQYRGDGIGMDATGCSPPRRDHLLPSPIPPPSCHPCPPSWSFLPGLTRLLCVPTAARGPGYGIMSIRVDGNDVFAVYNATREARRRAVAENQPFLIEAMTYRIGHHSTSDDSSAYRSVDEVNYWDKQDHPISRLRHYLLSQGWWDEEQEKAWRKQSRKKVMEAFEQAERKPKPNPNLLFSDVYQEMPAQLRKQQESLARHLQTYGEHYPLEHFDK, from the exons CACCCGcacaggcagcagcagcagttcTCATCTCTGGATGACAAGCCCCAGTTCCCAGGGGCCTCGGCTGAGTTTATAGACAAGTTGGAATTCATCCAGCCCAATGTTATCTCTGGAATCCCCATCTACCGTGTCATGGACCGGCAAGGCCAGATCATCAACCCCAGCGAGGACCCCCAC CTGCCAAAGGAGAAGGTGCTGAAGCTCTACAAGAGCATGACACTGCTTAACACCATGGACCGCATCCTCTATGAGTCTCAGCGGCAG ggCCGGATCTCCTTCTACATGACCAACTATGGCGAGGAGGGCACGCACGTGGGGAGTGCCGCCGCCCTGGACAACACAGACCTGGTGTTTGGCCAGTACCGGGAGGCAG GTGTGCTGATGTATCGCGACTACCCCCTGGAACTATTCATGGCCCAGTGCTATGGCAACATCAGTGACTTGGGCAAGGGGCGGCAGATGCCTGTCCACTACGGCTGCAAGGAACGCCACTTCGTCACTATCTCCTCTCCACTGGCCACACAGATCCCTCAGG CGGTGGGGGCAGCCTACGCAGCCAAGCGGGCCAATGCCAACAGGGTCGTCATCTGTTACTTCGGTGAGGGGGCGGCCAGCGAGGGGGATGCCCACGCCGGCTTCAACTTCGCGGCCACACTTGAGTGCCCCATCATCTTCTTCTGCCGGAACAATGGCTACGCCATCTCCACGCCCACCTCCGAGCAGTATCGCGGCGATGGCATTGGTATGGACGCTACTGGCTGCTCCCCACCCCGCCGGGAtcatctccttccctctcccatccccccaCCTTCCTGCCACCCCTGCCCTCCTTCCTGGTCCTTCCT CCCTGGCCTGACCCGccttctctgtgtccccacagcGGCACGAGGCCCCGGGTATGGCATCATGTCAATCCGCGTGGATGGTAATGATGTGTTTGCTGTGTACAATGCCACAAGGGAGGCCCGACGGCGCGCTGTGGCAGAGAACCAGCCCTTCCTCATCGAGGCCATGACCTACAG GATCGGGCACCACAGCACCAGTGACGACAGTTCGGCGTACCGCTCGGTGGACGAGGTCAATTACTGGGACAAGCAGGACCACCCCATCTCCCGGCTGCGGCACTACCTGCTGAGCCAAGGCTGGTGGGATGAGGAGCAAGAGAAGGCCTGGAGGAAGCAGTCCCGCAAGAAG GTGATGGAGGCCTTTGAGCAGGCAGAGCGGAAGCCCAAACCCAACCCCAACCTGCTCTTCTCAGACGTGTATCAGGAGATGCCCGCCCAGCTCCGCAAGCAGCAGGAGTCCCTGGCCCGCCACCTGCAGACCTACGGGGAGCACTACCCACTGGAGCACTTTGATAAGTGA
- the BCKDHA gene encoding 2-oxoisovalerate dehydrogenase subunit alpha, mitochondrial isoform X10, translated as MAVAIAAARVWRPNRGLSQAALLLLWRPGARGLARSHPHRQQQQFSSLDDKPQFPGASAEFIDKLEFIQPNVISGIPIYRVMDRQGQIINPSEDPHLPKEKVLKLYKSMTLLNTMDRILYESQRQGRISFYMTNYGEEGTHVGSAAALDNTDLVFGQYREAGVLMYRDYPLELFMAQCYGNISDLGKGRQMPVHYGCKERHFVTISSPLATQIPQAVGAAYAAKRANANRVVICYFGEGAASEGDAHAGFNFAATLECPIIFFCRNNGYAISTPTSEQYRGDGIAARGPGYGIMSIRVDGNDVFAVYNATREARRRAVAENQPFLIEAMTYRIGHHSTSDDSSAYRSVDEVNYWDKQDHPISRLRHYLLSQGWWDEEQEKAWRKQSRKKVRAPRPGGPAACPLPHVPTGDGGL; from the exons CACCCGcacaggcagcagcagcagttcTCATCTCTGGATGACAAGCCCCAGTTCCCAGGGGCCTCGGCTGAGTTTATAGACAAGTTGGAATTCATCCAGCCCAATGTTATCTCTGGAATCCCCATCTACCGTGTCATGGACCGGCAAGGCCAGATCATCAACCCCAGCGAGGACCCCCAC CTGCCAAAGGAGAAGGTGCTGAAGCTCTACAAGAGCATGACACTGCTTAACACCATGGACCGCATCCTCTATGAGTCTCAGCGGCAG ggCCGGATCTCCTTCTACATGACCAACTATGGCGAGGAGGGCACGCACGTGGGGAGTGCCGCCGCCCTGGACAACACAGACCTGGTGTTTGGCCAGTACCGGGAGGCAG GTGTGCTGATGTATCGCGACTACCCCCTGGAACTATTCATGGCCCAGTGCTATGGCAACATCAGTGACTTGGGCAAGGGGCGGCAGATGCCTGTCCACTACGGCTGCAAGGAACGCCACTTCGTCACTATCTCCTCTCCACTGGCCACACAGATCCCTCAGG CGGTGGGGGCAGCCTACGCAGCCAAGCGGGCCAATGCCAACAGGGTCGTCATCTGTTACTTCGGTGAGGGGGCGGCCAGCGAGGGGGATGCCCACGCCGGCTTCAACTTCGCGGCCACACTTGAGTGCCCCATCATCTTCTTCTGCCGGAACAATGGCTACGCCATCTCCACGCCCACCTCCGAGCAGTATCGCGGCGATGGCATTG cGGCACGAGGCCCCGGGTATGGCATCATGTCAATCCGCGTGGATGGTAATGATGTGTTTGCTGTGTACAATGCCACAAGGGAGGCCCGACGGCGCGCTGTGGCAGAGAACCAGCCCTTCCTCATCGAGGCCATGACCTACAG GATCGGGCACCACAGCACCAGTGACGACAGTTCGGCGTACCGCTCGGTGGACGAGGTCAATTACTGGGACAAGCAGGACCACCCCATCTCCCGGCTGCGGCACTACCTGCTGAGCCAAGGCTGGTGGGATGAGGAGCAAGAGAAGGCCTGGAGGAAGCAGTCCCGCAAGAAGGTGAGGGCACCCCGCCCAGGAGG GCCGGCTGCCTGCCCACTGCCCCATGTCCCCACAGGTGATGGAGGCCTTTGA
- the BCKDHA gene encoding 2-oxoisovalerate dehydrogenase subunit alpha, mitochondrial isoform X8, with protein MAVAIAAARVWRPNRGLSQAALLLLWRPGARGLARSHPHRQQQQFSSLDDKPQFPGASAEFIDKLEFIQPNVISGIPIYRVMDRQGQIINPSEDPHLPKEKVLKLYKSMTLLNTMDRILYESQRQGRISFYMTNYGEEGTHVGSAAALDNTDLVFGQYREAGVLMYRDYPLELFMAQCYGNISDLGKGRQMPVHYGCKERHFVTISSPLATQIPQAVGAAYAAKRANANRVVICYFGEGAASEGDAHAGFNFAATLECPIIFFCRNNGYAISTPTSEQYRGDGIAARGPGYGIMSIRVDGNDVFAVYNATREARRRAVAENQPFLIEAMTYRIGHHSTSDDSSAYRSVDEVNYWDKQDHPISRLRHYLLSQGWWDEEQEKAWRKQSRKKVMEAFEQAERKPKPNPNLLFSDVYQEMPAQLRKQQESLARHLQTYGEHYPLEHFDK; from the exons CACCCGcacaggcagcagcagcagttcTCATCTCTGGATGACAAGCCCCAGTTCCCAGGGGCCTCGGCTGAGTTTATAGACAAGTTGGAATTCATCCAGCCCAATGTTATCTCTGGAATCCCCATCTACCGTGTCATGGACCGGCAAGGCCAGATCATCAACCCCAGCGAGGACCCCCAC CTGCCAAAGGAGAAGGTGCTGAAGCTCTACAAGAGCATGACACTGCTTAACACCATGGACCGCATCCTCTATGAGTCTCAGCGGCAG ggCCGGATCTCCTTCTACATGACCAACTATGGCGAGGAGGGCACGCACGTGGGGAGTGCCGCCGCCCTGGACAACACAGACCTGGTGTTTGGCCAGTACCGGGAGGCAG GTGTGCTGATGTATCGCGACTACCCCCTGGAACTATTCATGGCCCAGTGCTATGGCAACATCAGTGACTTGGGCAAGGGGCGGCAGATGCCTGTCCACTACGGCTGCAAGGAACGCCACTTCGTCACTATCTCCTCTCCACTGGCCACACAGATCCCTCAGG CGGTGGGGGCAGCCTACGCAGCCAAGCGGGCCAATGCCAACAGGGTCGTCATCTGTTACTTCGGTGAGGGGGCGGCCAGCGAGGGGGATGCCCACGCCGGCTTCAACTTCGCGGCCACACTTGAGTGCCCCATCATCTTCTTCTGCCGGAACAATGGCTACGCCATCTCCACGCCCACCTCCGAGCAGTATCGCGGCGATGGCATTG cGGCACGAGGCCCCGGGTATGGCATCATGTCAATCCGCGTGGATGGTAATGATGTGTTTGCTGTGTACAATGCCACAAGGGAGGCCCGACGGCGCGCTGTGGCAGAGAACCAGCCCTTCCTCATCGAGGCCATGACCTACAG GATCGGGCACCACAGCACCAGTGACGACAGTTCGGCGTACCGCTCGGTGGACGAGGTCAATTACTGGGACAAGCAGGACCACCCCATCTCCCGGCTGCGGCACTACCTGCTGAGCCAAGGCTGGTGGGATGAGGAGCAAGAGAAGGCCTGGAGGAAGCAGTCCCGCAAGAAG GTGATGGAGGCCTTTGAGCAGGCAGAGCGGAAGCCCAAACCCAACCCCAACCTGCTCTTCTCAGACGTGTATCAGGAGATGCCCGCCCAGCTCCGCAAGCAGCAGGAGTCCCTGGCCCGCCACCTGCAGACCTACGGGGAGCACTACCCACTGGAGCACTTTGATAAGTGA
- the BCKDHA gene encoding 2-oxoisovalerate dehydrogenase subunit alpha, mitochondrial isoform X11 — translation MAVAIAAARVWRPNRGLSQAALLLLWRPGARGLARSHPHRQQQQFSSLDDKPQFPGASAEFIDKLEFIQPNVISGIPIYRVMDRQGQIINPSEDPHLPKEKVLKLYKSMTLLNTMDRILYESQRQGRISFYMTNYGEEGTHVGSAAALDNTDLVFGQYREAGVLMYRDYPLELFMAQCYGNISDLGKGRQMPVHYGCKERHFVTISSPLATQIPQAVGAAYAAKRANANRVVICYFGEGAASEGDAHAGFNFAATLECPIIFFCRNNGYAISTPTSEQYRGDGIAARGPGYGIMSIRVDGNDVFAVYNATREARRRAVAENQPFLIEAMTYRIGHHSTSDDSSAYRSVDEVNYWDKQDHPISRLRHYLLSQGWWDEEQEKAWRKQSRKKVRAPRPGGCGGGC, via the exons CACCCGcacaggcagcagcagcagttcTCATCTCTGGATGACAAGCCCCAGTTCCCAGGGGCCTCGGCTGAGTTTATAGACAAGTTGGAATTCATCCAGCCCAATGTTATCTCTGGAATCCCCATCTACCGTGTCATGGACCGGCAAGGCCAGATCATCAACCCCAGCGAGGACCCCCAC CTGCCAAAGGAGAAGGTGCTGAAGCTCTACAAGAGCATGACACTGCTTAACACCATGGACCGCATCCTCTATGAGTCTCAGCGGCAG ggCCGGATCTCCTTCTACATGACCAACTATGGCGAGGAGGGCACGCACGTGGGGAGTGCCGCCGCCCTGGACAACACAGACCTGGTGTTTGGCCAGTACCGGGAGGCAG GTGTGCTGATGTATCGCGACTACCCCCTGGAACTATTCATGGCCCAGTGCTATGGCAACATCAGTGACTTGGGCAAGGGGCGGCAGATGCCTGTCCACTACGGCTGCAAGGAACGCCACTTCGTCACTATCTCCTCTCCACTGGCCACACAGATCCCTCAGG CGGTGGGGGCAGCCTACGCAGCCAAGCGGGCCAATGCCAACAGGGTCGTCATCTGTTACTTCGGTGAGGGGGCGGCCAGCGAGGGGGATGCCCACGCCGGCTTCAACTTCGCGGCCACACTTGAGTGCCCCATCATCTTCTTCTGCCGGAACAATGGCTACGCCATCTCCACGCCCACCTCCGAGCAGTATCGCGGCGATGGCATTG cGGCACGAGGCCCCGGGTATGGCATCATGTCAATCCGCGTGGATGGTAATGATGTGTTTGCTGTGTACAATGCCACAAGGGAGGCCCGACGGCGCGCTGTGGCAGAGAACCAGCCCTTCCTCATCGAGGCCATGACCTACAG GATCGGGCACCACAGCACCAGTGACGACAGTTCGGCGTACCGCTCGGTGGACGAGGTCAATTACTGGGACAAGCAGGACCACCCCATCTCCCGGCTGCGGCACTACCTGCTGAGCCAAGGCTGGTGGGATGAGGAGCAAGAGAAGGCCTGGAGGAAGCAGTCCCGCAAGAAGGTGAGGGCACCCCGCCCAGGAGGGTGTGGTGGGGGCTGCT GA
- the BCKDHA gene encoding 2-oxoisovalerate dehydrogenase subunit alpha, mitochondrial isoform X6, with amino-acid sequence MAVAIAAARVWRPNRGLSQAALLLLWRPGARGLARSHPHRQQQQFSSLDDKPQFPGASAEFIDKLEFIQPNVISGIPIYRVMDRQGQIINPSEDPHLPKEKVLKLYKSMTLLNTMDRILYESQRQGRISFYMTNYGEEGTHVGSAAALDNTDLVFGQYREAGVLMYRDYPLELFMAQCYGNISDLGKGRQMPVHYGCKERHFVTISSPLATQIPQGEDACPGPCTHADQCHTPVQASSSPLLTTLSSPAAVGAAYAAKRANANRVVICYFGEGAASEGDAHAGFNFAATLECPIIFFCRNNGYAISTPTSEQYRGDGIAARGPGYGIMSIRVDGNDVFAVYNATREARRRAVAENQPFLIEAMTYRIGHHSTSDDSSAYRSVDEVNYWDKQDHPISRLRHYLLSQGWWDEEQEKAWRKQSRKKVMEAFEQAERKPKPNPNLLFSDVYQEMPAQLRKQQESLARHLQTYGEHYPLEHFDK; translated from the exons CACCCGcacaggcagcagcagcagttcTCATCTCTGGATGACAAGCCCCAGTTCCCAGGGGCCTCGGCTGAGTTTATAGACAAGTTGGAATTCATCCAGCCCAATGTTATCTCTGGAATCCCCATCTACCGTGTCATGGACCGGCAAGGCCAGATCATCAACCCCAGCGAGGACCCCCAC CTGCCAAAGGAGAAGGTGCTGAAGCTCTACAAGAGCATGACACTGCTTAACACCATGGACCGCATCCTCTATGAGTCTCAGCGGCAG ggCCGGATCTCCTTCTACATGACCAACTATGGCGAGGAGGGCACGCACGTGGGGAGTGCCGCCGCCCTGGACAACACAGACCTGGTGTTTGGCCAGTACCGGGAGGCAG GTGTGCTGATGTATCGCGACTACCCCCTGGAACTATTCATGGCCCAGTGCTATGGCAACATCAGTGACTTGGGCAAGGGGCGGCAGATGCCTGTCCACTACGGCTGCAAGGAACGCCACTTCGTCACTATCTCCTCTCCACTGGCCACACAGATCCCTCAGGGTGAGGATGCATGCCCTGGACCTTGCACACATGCAGACCAGTGTCACACCCCTGTCCAGGCCTCA TCTTCGCCCCTGCTCACCACCCTCTCATCCCCTGCAGCGGTGGGGGCAGCCTACGCAGCCAAGCGGGCCAATGCCAACAGGGTCGTCATCTGTTACTTCGGTGAGGGGGCGGCCAGCGAGGGGGATGCCCACGCCGGCTTCAACTTCGCGGCCACACTTGAGTGCCCCATCATCTTCTTCTGCCGGAACAATGGCTACGCCATCTCCACGCCCACCTCCGAGCAGTATCGCGGCGATGGCATTG cGGCACGAGGCCCCGGGTATGGCATCATGTCAATCCGCGTGGATGGTAATGATGTGTTTGCTGTGTACAATGCCACAAGGGAGGCCCGACGGCGCGCTGTGGCAGAGAACCAGCCCTTCCTCATCGAGGCCATGACCTACAG GATCGGGCACCACAGCACCAGTGACGACAGTTCGGCGTACCGCTCGGTGGACGAGGTCAATTACTGGGACAAGCAGGACCACCCCATCTCCCGGCTGCGGCACTACCTGCTGAGCCAAGGCTGGTGGGATGAGGAGCAAGAGAAGGCCTGGAGGAAGCAGTCCCGCAAGAAG GTGATGGAGGCCTTTGAGCAGGCAGAGCGGAAGCCCAAACCCAACCCCAACCTGCTCTTCTCAGACGTGTATCAGGAGATGCCCGCCCAGCTCCGCAAGCAGCAGGAGTCCCTGGCCCGCCACCTGCAGACCTACGGGGAGCACTACCCACTGGAGCACTTTGATAAGTGA
- the BCKDHA gene encoding 2-oxoisovalerate dehydrogenase subunit alpha, mitochondrial isoform X3: MAVAIAAARVWRPNRGLSQAALLLLWRPGARGLARSHPHRQQQQFSSLDDKPQFPGASAEFIDKLEFIQPNVISGIPIYRVMDRQGQIINPSEDPHLPKEKVLKLYKSMTLLNTMDRILYESQRQGRISFYMTNYGEEGTHVGSAAALDNTDLVFGQYREAGVLMYRDYPLELFMAQCYGNISDLGKGRQMPVHYGCKERHFVTISSPLATQIPQGEDACPGPCTHADQCHTPVQASALLPPFWSSPLLTTLSSPAAVGAAYAAKRANANRVVICYFGEGAASEGDAHAGFNFAATLECPIIFFCRNNGYAISTPTSEQYRGDGIAARGPGYGIMSIRVDGNDVFAVYNATREARRRAVAENQPFLIEAMTYRIGHHSTSDDSSAYRSVDEVNYWDKQDHPISRLRHYLLSQGWWDEEQEKAWRKQSRKKVMEAFEQAERKPKPNPNLLFSDVYQEMPAQLRKQQESLARHLQTYGEHYPLEHFDK; the protein is encoded by the exons CACCCGcacaggcagcagcagcagttcTCATCTCTGGATGACAAGCCCCAGTTCCCAGGGGCCTCGGCTGAGTTTATAGACAAGTTGGAATTCATCCAGCCCAATGTTATCTCTGGAATCCCCATCTACCGTGTCATGGACCGGCAAGGCCAGATCATCAACCCCAGCGAGGACCCCCAC CTGCCAAAGGAGAAGGTGCTGAAGCTCTACAAGAGCATGACACTGCTTAACACCATGGACCGCATCCTCTATGAGTCTCAGCGGCAG ggCCGGATCTCCTTCTACATGACCAACTATGGCGAGGAGGGCACGCACGTGGGGAGTGCCGCCGCCCTGGACAACACAGACCTGGTGTTTGGCCAGTACCGGGAGGCAG GTGTGCTGATGTATCGCGACTACCCCCTGGAACTATTCATGGCCCAGTGCTATGGCAACATCAGTGACTTGGGCAAGGGGCGGCAGATGCCTGTCCACTACGGCTGCAAGGAACGCCACTTCGTCACTATCTCCTCTCCACTGGCCACACAGATCCCTCAGGGTGAGGATGCATGCCCTGGACCTTGCACACATGCAGACCAGTGTCACACCCCTGTCCAGGCCTCAGCTCTTCTGCCTCCCTTCTGG TCTTCGCCCCTGCTCACCACCCTCTCATCCCCTGCAGCGGTGGGGGCAGCCTACGCAGCCAAGCGGGCCAATGCCAACAGGGTCGTCATCTGTTACTTCGGTGAGGGGGCGGCCAGCGAGGGGGATGCCCACGCCGGCTTCAACTTCGCGGCCACACTTGAGTGCCCCATCATCTTCTTCTGCCGGAACAATGGCTACGCCATCTCCACGCCCACCTCCGAGCAGTATCGCGGCGATGGCATTG cGGCACGAGGCCCCGGGTATGGCATCATGTCAATCCGCGTGGATGGTAATGATGTGTTTGCTGTGTACAATGCCACAAGGGAGGCCCGACGGCGCGCTGTGGCAGAGAACCAGCCCTTCCTCATCGAGGCCATGACCTACAG GATCGGGCACCACAGCACCAGTGACGACAGTTCGGCGTACCGCTCGGTGGACGAGGTCAATTACTGGGACAAGCAGGACCACCCCATCTCCCGGCTGCGGCACTACCTGCTGAGCCAAGGCTGGTGGGATGAGGAGCAAGAGAAGGCCTGGAGGAAGCAGTCCCGCAAGAAG GTGATGGAGGCCTTTGAGCAGGCAGAGCGGAAGCCCAAACCCAACCCCAACCTGCTCTTCTCAGACGTGTATCAGGAGATGCCCGCCCAGCTCCGCAAGCAGCAGGAGTCCCTGGCCCGCCACCTGCAGACCTACGGGGAGCACTACCCACTGGAGCACTTTGATAAGTGA
- the BCKDHA gene encoding 2-oxoisovalerate dehydrogenase subunit alpha, mitochondrial isoform X7 translates to MAVAIAAARVWRPNRGLSQAALLLLWRPGARGLARSHPHRQQQQFSSLDDKPQFPGASAEFIDKLEFIQPNVISGIPIYRVMDRQGQIINPSEDPHLPKEKVLKLYKSMTLLNTMDRILYESQRQGRISFYMTNYGEEGTHVGSAAALDNTDLVFGQYREAGVLMYRDYPLELFMAQCYGNISDLGKGRQMPVHYGCKERHFVTISSPLATQIPQGEDACPGPCTHADQCHTPSSPLLTTLSSPAAVGAAYAAKRANANRVVICYFGEGAASEGDAHAGFNFAATLECPIIFFCRNNGYAISTPTSEQYRGDGIAARGPGYGIMSIRVDGNDVFAVYNATREARRRAVAENQPFLIEAMTYRIGHHSTSDDSSAYRSVDEVNYWDKQDHPISRLRHYLLSQGWWDEEQEKAWRKQSRKKVMEAFEQAERKPKPNPNLLFSDVYQEMPAQLRKQQESLARHLQTYGEHYPLEHFDK, encoded by the exons CACCCGcacaggcagcagcagcagttcTCATCTCTGGATGACAAGCCCCAGTTCCCAGGGGCCTCGGCTGAGTTTATAGACAAGTTGGAATTCATCCAGCCCAATGTTATCTCTGGAATCCCCATCTACCGTGTCATGGACCGGCAAGGCCAGATCATCAACCCCAGCGAGGACCCCCAC CTGCCAAAGGAGAAGGTGCTGAAGCTCTACAAGAGCATGACACTGCTTAACACCATGGACCGCATCCTCTATGAGTCTCAGCGGCAG ggCCGGATCTCCTTCTACATGACCAACTATGGCGAGGAGGGCACGCACGTGGGGAGTGCCGCCGCCCTGGACAACACAGACCTGGTGTTTGGCCAGTACCGGGAGGCAG GTGTGCTGATGTATCGCGACTACCCCCTGGAACTATTCATGGCCCAGTGCTATGGCAACATCAGTGACTTGGGCAAGGGGCGGCAGATGCCTGTCCACTACGGCTGCAAGGAACGCCACTTCGTCACTATCTCCTCTCCACTGGCCACACAGATCCCTCAGGGTGAGGATGCATGCCCTGGACCTTGCACACATGCAGACCAGTGTCACACCCCT TCTTCGCCCCTGCTCACCACCCTCTCATCCCCTGCAGCGGTGGGGGCAGCCTACGCAGCCAAGCGGGCCAATGCCAACAGGGTCGTCATCTGTTACTTCGGTGAGGGGGCGGCCAGCGAGGGGGATGCCCACGCCGGCTTCAACTTCGCGGCCACACTTGAGTGCCCCATCATCTTCTTCTGCCGGAACAATGGCTACGCCATCTCCACGCCCACCTCCGAGCAGTATCGCGGCGATGGCATTG cGGCACGAGGCCCCGGGTATGGCATCATGTCAATCCGCGTGGATGGTAATGATGTGTTTGCTGTGTACAATGCCACAAGGGAGGCCCGACGGCGCGCTGTGGCAGAGAACCAGCCCTTCCTCATCGAGGCCATGACCTACAG GATCGGGCACCACAGCACCAGTGACGACAGTTCGGCGTACCGCTCGGTGGACGAGGTCAATTACTGGGACAAGCAGGACCACCCCATCTCCCGGCTGCGGCACTACCTGCTGAGCCAAGGCTGGTGGGATGAGGAGCAAGAGAAGGCCTGGAGGAAGCAGTCCCGCAAGAAG GTGATGGAGGCCTTTGAGCAGGCAGAGCGGAAGCCCAAACCCAACCCCAACCTGCTCTTCTCAGACGTGTATCAGGAGATGCCCGCCCAGCTCCGCAAGCAGCAGGAGTCCCTGGCCCGCCACCTGCAGACCTACGGGGAGCACTACCCACTGGAGCACTTTGATAAGTGA
- the BCKDHA gene encoding 2-oxoisovalerate dehydrogenase subunit alpha, mitochondrial isoform X9, with protein MAVAIAAARVWRPNRGLSQAALLLLWRPGARGLARSHPHRQQQQFSSLDDKPQFPGASAEFIDKLEFIQPNVISGIPIYRVMDRQGQIINPSEDPHLPKEKVLKLYKSMTLLNTMDRILYESQRQGRISFYMTNYGEEGTHVGSAAALDNTDLVFGQYREAGVLMYRDYPLELFMAQCYGNISDLGKGRQMPVHYGCKERHFVTISSPLATQIPQAVGAAYAAKRANANRVVICYFGEGAASEGDAHAGFNFAATLECPIIFFCRNNGYAISTPTSEQYRGDGIAARGPGYGIMSIRVDGNDVFAVYNATREARRRAVAENQPFLIEAMTYRIGHHSTSDDSSAYRSVDEVNYWDKQDHPISRLRHYLLSQGWWDEEQEKAWRKQSRKKVRAPRPGGRRQGPAWEAGCLPTAPCPHR; from the exons CACCCGcacaggcagcagcagcagttcTCATCTCTGGATGACAAGCCCCAGTTCCCAGGGGCCTCGGCTGAGTTTATAGACAAGTTGGAATTCATCCAGCCCAATGTTATCTCTGGAATCCCCATCTACCGTGTCATGGACCGGCAAGGCCAGATCATCAACCCCAGCGAGGACCCCCAC CTGCCAAAGGAGAAGGTGCTGAAGCTCTACAAGAGCATGACACTGCTTAACACCATGGACCGCATCCTCTATGAGTCTCAGCGGCAG ggCCGGATCTCCTTCTACATGACCAACTATGGCGAGGAGGGCACGCACGTGGGGAGTGCCGCCGCCCTGGACAACACAGACCTGGTGTTTGGCCAGTACCGGGAGGCAG GTGTGCTGATGTATCGCGACTACCCCCTGGAACTATTCATGGCCCAGTGCTATGGCAACATCAGTGACTTGGGCAAGGGGCGGCAGATGCCTGTCCACTACGGCTGCAAGGAACGCCACTTCGTCACTATCTCCTCTCCACTGGCCACACAGATCCCTCAGG CGGTGGGGGCAGCCTACGCAGCCAAGCGGGCCAATGCCAACAGGGTCGTCATCTGTTACTTCGGTGAGGGGGCGGCCAGCGAGGGGGATGCCCACGCCGGCTTCAACTTCGCGGCCACACTTGAGTGCCCCATCATCTTCTTCTGCCGGAACAATGGCTACGCCATCTCCACGCCCACCTCCGAGCAGTATCGCGGCGATGGCATTG cGGCACGAGGCCCCGGGTATGGCATCATGTCAATCCGCGTGGATGGTAATGATGTGTTTGCTGTGTACAATGCCACAAGGGAGGCCCGACGGCGCGCTGTGGCAGAGAACCAGCCCTTCCTCATCGAGGCCATGACCTACAG GATCGGGCACCACAGCACCAGTGACGACAGTTCGGCGTACCGCTCGGTGGACGAGGTCAATTACTGGGACAAGCAGGACCACCCCATCTCCCGGCTGCGGCACTACCTGCTGAGCCAAGGCTGGTGGGATGAGGAGCAAGAGAAGGCCTGGAGGAAGCAGTCCCGCAAGAAGGTGAGGGCACCCCGCCCAGGAGG GAGGAGGCAGGGCCCTGCATGGGAGGCCGGCTGCCTGCCCACTGCCCCATGTCCCCACAGGTGA